The following DNA comes from Musa acuminata AAA Group cultivar baxijiao chromosome BXJ1-4, Cavendish_Baxijiao_AAA, whole genome shotgun sequence.
ctcctggtttcttcctctctcttcttggcctcctcctcttccttctttctctcctcctcttccttcttcctttcttcttcttgcttctGTCTTTCAATTTCCTCCGTCATTTTCCTTTCCATCTCTTCTGCACACGATGTGCATGCCAGCATTACCGACTCACCCTGAGAAACTAACAAGTCACCGATAGCACTGGCATTTGGCGCATTGAAGGACGCTGCTAATACGTCCCGATCAATCATCCGCAGCACCGACCTCTTCCCTGCCAGGAACTGAGGATGATTCTTACCCGCCATGCTGCTGAATCCAACAAAGACGAGTGTGTCATTGTTGTACGAAACTTGTGCCATGGGATGAAACCTCGGCACCACAAAGACGTCCCCTTCTTGGACCTTAAACTTCTTGTTTTGGCATTTGGAGACATCACCAACCTTGCCTGATGGATCACTGGGGCATATAACTTGCACCATGCCTTGCCCTTGTATCACCGTAGCAATCTCCGTAGCCCTAGGGTTCCAATGAGGCCCCATCATAGAACCCTTCAAGCATCGAACCCAAAGTTAGTGCACTCACAATACAGGGATTTCTGAGGATTCAGATGACTAACCGTGGCCAAGTTCACCATGAATGCAGCTAAGTTAGAGCCCTTAAGAGCTTTAAGGTCCTTGTGAGTCACTGCAGTGCTCCACCCATTACAGTTCTCCACGTCTGGTTTGGCCCTGAAGAAATTGAATGTCTTGGAtttggtcttcttcttcttgtttatgATACCAGTTGGGCCACGAACGCCCATAAGCGCCTCAAATACTCCTTCCTTCCATTTTGACTGTACTCTCGCATCTTTTTGGCTGAAAGGAACTATGGAGGGAGGGGACGGAGCCCATTTGATACCACGGATGCTTTCCAGAGAAGCCTTACACACACATCAATGGATTCATCATTTTTCCTTCCCTGGTTTATTATGATTCCGTAAAATAAGAATTCAAGTATTCTGAATCAAGAAGATCAAGAGTAGCCTACCCCAAAGCCCATCTGGAGAACTCGTTCATCAAAGCCTTGAACTAAGTCACTAATATTCGAGTAGGCTCTGACAGCACAACCCTGCAAGCAAATAGCATTAGTCTCCGATGGGGCAcacattaaaaaggaaaaaagaagagaggaaaaacTAAGGAGtttccattctctctctctctctctctctctagagaaCATACCAAGGGATGATCAATGCCTGCCGTGTCAAATATGGCATGAATTCTAAGCTTCTCTCTTGTTGGATCAGGATGGCTTCGCACAAAGAAGACAGTACCCTGTTCCAGTCTGTAAACGTCACCATGGCCGACGTCCATCTCATCTGTTTCATCTTTATCCTCGTTAACATAAGTCACTGTTCCCCTGCCTGCAACAGCAAGTTCTATTTCACGATCCCTTCCATTGCCATGAGAACAAACAAAAATCACAGCAAacaagaaaatattatatataataaagatTTAATTCGATATTAAGTCATCTTAAAATGAGATTTCATTATGTTTCAGGGGATCAACTAGGAGGCTTTAATTATTGTTGGAAAGATATAATTAGGATTACCAGTGTGCACGTAAAACACCATGTCAGTGTGAAGCAGCACAGGGAGGAACAGAGAGACGGGCTCCAAGGTGATGAACTGAAGGTGATAGGAACCACCGTACCCATCATGCACATCGACGGCCGTGATCCTTCCGGACTCCGTTAACACCAAGGTCCTCCGGCTCTCTCTGGTCACCACTGGACTCGGCCACTCCTCGCCATTAACGGaagaaagagaacacaagaggATCATCCCAACAACAAAAACCACAACCTTGGAGTCCATGTCCTCTCACGGTTTCACTCTCTCTTTTACAGTCGAGAGATGGAAGCAAAGACAGCAGGGTGCATAAAAAGGGAGGCGATAAGACCAAAGGTGGCGACGTGCGTGGTTCTCTCTTGGAGGTGATGTGCATGGAAGCCACGTTGAACGGGGACTCGGAACGTGACTCGTTTCGGCAGCAATGAGTTCGGGTGGACAGATAACACTTGTAAGATTGCTCTTGCGGTCACAAGTAGAGCTAATGAAATCTGATTTCTTCTAAATCTATGGGTTGAATTTAGCTCAACATGTGTTTGTATGTACTTTCTGCGGCCTTCGAGCATAATGTAACAGTGGTCGCAAAATTGGCGTATTACAGATTAATTCATCGTACAAGACAAAAGTGCATGCAAAACGTCTGCTGTTCCACGAGAACCCTTGTCTGGCTCAGTTGCAGCCTTCCCAAATGGGTCAAAATATATAGGGCCAGTATTCCTGGACAGTATAAATTGAACTCCACAGGTTGAATCCATGAACGATAGACACagaaaaagcaagatattattgtaattcttttttagACCAGTTAATATTTTAACTGTATGAAAAATCTCATTATTatgttaagaaaaaaattttctcttaatctatataaatataaaacatatatcaaacataatatatattttttttataatttattctttTATGATATCATGGCCTTTCTTGCCTTAGTAAGATTTTCTCTTCTTTCCTCGTTATCATCGCTATCCAATGACAACGATtactctgatctccttggtgaTAGCAAGCCTTCTCATGTACATTGTGCTATTGTCATCGCTGTTGCAGAACTTAATTGGGTCatgaatctgctcaaggaacttgaCATTGACTCCACCTCTACTCCTatgatatattgtgataatgtcggagctactTATCTGTGCGTCAATCCAATGTTCCACTCACACATGAAACATattgtcatcgactttcacttcgtgccatatcaggttgtcagacatcaactacgtgtttatcatgtacatacggctgatcaactagttgactcactcatgaagcctctcgctcgcAAACTATTTTCATCGCATCAGTctaagatcgacatccttgacaggagcatcaTCACACAATCTCATGGGGGCATGATAGCAACTAAGATTTTCTTAATTGTACGAGAAAATCTCGCTATTATATCAATGAAAATCCTTCCTCATAGCCTGTATAAATAATAAGAAACACATATCAAACACAATATATCTTATTCATGATTTATTCTTTCACTTTTAGTTTCACAATGGTACATTTGAAAGGTCAATGTATATTGGTACagttagagaaaaaaatattatagtaaaataaatttttttgttatatattttctcattaaaatattaatttattataaaaaaataaatattaatcagaACAACATAAATAATAGAATAATGAATCAATTACAAAGTGAAACATTGAATTTTTACGTGAACAACCCAATACGAGAAATACCATGGGACTGTAATCTACTTCAAAACTACACTATCGCCAATAATtataatagatttataataagtcttctctaaaataatcagatcataataacatcaagaatagttcaacaataatatatcatcatcatcatacatgaattttatcaaaaaaaattatttaggtctcATCAAgtgaatatattaaaaaatattttagagatGACAAATTATACATCGGTACTATTCTTGttataagaattctttatgtaaaatttgaaccaAAATCGTTTAGATTATCTAACAAGACCCATGTCTCTTACGTCGTGCACAATTCTAAtagatttcttttaataaattagatttgGGCTCACCGGTCCAAGCCCACCTATGGCTGGACCCAGCAGCCACTGAGTAGAAAATATGCGTAGAATTCGAAACTTTGCCCACAGCATATTACTCAAAAACATTCGAGTGCTAAGAGTTGCAGCAGAAAGATTTTCAACTTACTCGGTGAAACTGCAGCTTTTTGCGTTTTGCCCTCTGACAGTGGGCTTCACGATCGTTCCCAGGAAAGGAGaagaaattaatgatctaatgaggcaacatatatatatattctgtaaaatatttttatttcatggagTGCTCGTTGTGTTGGTTATCACTTTTATCCTTATTATACTTTGTTACGAGTCATCTTCATTGCAAGACTCTTGTTATCGTCCTCAACACTTTCATCGAGTGGATGACATTATCCAATCCTCTACCAATTGTGATTGGTGTCCTCATCCATTGTGTCACTAAGATCGTGTTGCTCTTGTTCTTATCAACCTTCTTCCCCTTAGTTGAGGTTAACGATAATGGAAGTGAGAGCTTGAGAGACATGGGACATGATTAAAGAGGGCTCTAGTAAGATTTTACGGTGGGATGAATACGATAAGGATGACGACAAAGGCTTCACAATAAAACCTTAtgatatgcaacataataagatGGGATGATATTGACAAGATGGAGATGATAATTGATAAGATAAAGATCAAAATAATCTAAccgtttagaaaaaaaaaaagtatttcacgaaataaaataaaaagatatatatataatgccATCATTACCAATATAATCCGGTAATGCTATCATAAGTCcagtaaaaatattaaaatagaagGAATGGCAAAATTTGGAACTTGTTTTAATCTTTTTCGGAAGTGACATTTCTTATCACCTTTTCCCTCAACACTTTATTTATCAATAGAAAAGTGATAAAAGAGCATAAGCTGACTCTTCCATATAGTTCGCGTGCTACAACAGCCACGCAGACAAGACCGAAgcgcgccctctctctctctctctctcatatgtaGATGAGGGTATCCTTTAAAGTCAATATAAAATCGGGGGAGTaatcttgttgaaaatagatAGGATGAAAAAATAAAACTATATGATAAGGAAAGAGTAAGAACggacaaatattttatatttctttcaaaGATACATAACATTAATTatactcaatatatatatatatatatatatttaaaatatttaagaatCAATAGTTAATTTAGTTTGTCCTTTATGTTACCTTAATaagttaaattttaatattcttttTCCTTAAATTTGTTCCATCTAGTATGTTAAGTTTTTATTTtagttgttgaaatatttcaaacttAAAAGATTTTGTGAGTATATCGACTACTTATTCACTTGTTTTAAGATGAAGCAGTTTAACTTTTTTGTCTttgacatgatctcttataaaataaaattttgtattgatatgcttcgatcttTTATGATAGATTGAATTCTTGGCCAAGACAATAGTTaatttgttatcaacataaatcttgatTGACTTCTCTTATAATATATAAAGTTCCTGAAGTAATATTCTTAGTCATATTGCATGACAAATATAAGAAGATGCTGTTATATATTCTACTTTACAACTTGATAGAGT
Coding sequences within:
- the LOC135672429 gene encoding vicilin-like seed storage protein At2g18540 — its product is MDVGHGDVYRLEQGTVFFVRSHPDPTREKLRIHAIFDTAGIDHPLGCAVRAYSNISDLVQGFDERVLQMGFGASLESIRGIKWAPSPPSIVPFSQKDARVQSKWKEGVFEALMGVRGPTGIINKKKKTKSKTFNFFRAKPDVENCNGWSTAVTHKDLKALKGSNLAAFMVNLATGSMMGPHWNPRATEIATVIQGQGMVQVICPSDPSGKVGDVSKCQNKKFKVQEGDVFVVPRFHPMAQVSYNNDTLVFVGFSSMAGKNHPQFLAGKRSVLRMIDRDVLAASFNAPNASAIGDLLVSQGESVMLACTSCAEEMERKMTEEIERQKQEEERKKEEEERKKEEEEAKKREEETRRREEEEAKKREEEEAKRREEEAAKRREEEEARRREEEEEAAKRREEEEARRREEEEAKKREGEEEARRREEEETKRREEEEGRKTEGEEEARREAEEARRREEEETKRREEEEGRKTEGEEEARREAEEARRREEEEEGRREERREEEEARRREEEEEGRRPEEEEARRREEEEAERREQEEAGGRREEEEAAREEETRREQEEAAGGDEEEARRTEEEEGTRREEEARRREEQEQAPERS